The following proteins are co-located in the Aurantiacibacter atlanticus genome:
- a CDS encoding LptF/LptG family permease, which produces MIGVFVLAASLLILEKMLRLFEFVSTEGGPIGVVFEMLVNLIPEYAGLAIPLGLMLGVLFAFRKLAISSELDVMRAVGWSYTRLLRVPYLITFALMALNFAIVGYIQPQSRFAYEEMEFELRSGALGASIKVGEFNTIEDRMALRIEGSRDDGRQLMGIFARLADDKGQVLSITAREGRFLANRENRNTIVLRLNDGTIVHEVPNGSPRVLSFSQHDLPIDLPALEQFRDRGEDEREYVLPELLEIGWSQESTAQERAGSLANFNYRMVEVMMMIMLPLLAVALAIPPKRSTSALGVFLSIVIVVAYHKVNQYGAEVAAIGQLDPFLALWGPFAVLFAMIGWMYYQVAFVPGGQAIGFLESFYAKVGRQLRKIFGRRRLKGVVPEREFGDLDDSSDAPLQEAPGVV; this is translated from the coding sequence ATGATTGGCGTGTTTGTGCTTGCGGCAAGTTTGCTGATCCTTGAAAAAATGCTGCGCCTGTTCGAATTTGTCAGCACAGAAGGCGGACCGATTGGCGTCGTCTTTGAAATGCTGGTCAATCTCATCCCCGAATATGCCGGTCTGGCCATCCCGCTGGGTCTGATGCTGGGGGTGCTTTTCGCCTTTCGCAAGCTCGCCATTTCGAGTGAGCTGGACGTGATGCGCGCAGTCGGCTGGTCTTATACCCGCCTGCTTCGCGTTCCCTATCTCATCACATTTGCCCTTATGGCGCTGAATTTTGCAATTGTCGGTTATATCCAGCCGCAATCGCGCTTCGCCTATGAGGAAATGGAGTTTGAACTTCGTTCAGGCGCACTTGGCGCTTCCATAAAGGTAGGCGAATTCAATACGATCGAAGACCGCATGGCTCTGCGGATTGAGGGCAGCCGGGATGACGGGCGCCAGCTCATGGGCATCTTTGCACGGCTTGCAGATGACAAGGGCCAGGTGCTGTCCATCACTGCGCGGGAAGGCCGCTTCCTTGCCAATCGTGAAAACCGCAACACGATTGTCCTGCGATTGAATGATGGGACGATTGTCCACGAAGTCCCCAATGGTTCGCCGCGCGTCCTCAGCTTCAGCCAGCACGACCTGCCGATCGATCTGCCCGCGCTGGAACAGTTCCGCGACCGCGGAGAGGACGAGCGCGAATATGTGCTGCCCGAATTGCTCGAAATCGGGTGGAGCCAAGAGAGCACTGCGCAGGAGCGGGCAGGCAGCCTCGCCAATTTCAATTACCGCATGGTCGAAGTGATGATGATGATCATGCTGCCGTTACTGGCGGTGGCATTGGCCATTCCGCCCAAGAGATCGACCAGCGCGCTGGGCGTGTTTCTCTCCATCGTCATTGTCGTCGCCTATCATAAGGTCAATCAATATGGTGCGGAAGTCGCCGCGATTGGCCAGCTTGACCCCTTTCTGGCGCTTTGGGGACCGTTTGCGGTGTTATTCGCGATGATCGGGTGGATGTATTATCAGGTTGCATTCGTTCCCGGCGGGCAGGCAATTGGCTTCCTTGAAAGCTTCTATGCAAAGGTTGGCCGCCAACTCAGAAAGATTTTTGGGCGGCGAAGACTGAAAGGAGTCGTGCCCGAACGCGAATTTGGCGATCTGGACGATTCATCCGACGCGCCCCTTCAGGAGGCACCGGGTGTCGTTTGA
- the lptG gene encoding LPS export ABC transporter permease LptG has protein sequence MSFDFFPSRRLTIYLAKMFILRIVAVMAMLVLVLMMLDLLGETGNILAVEGNGEPELLKYVALRVPQLIARFLPYSVLLATIITLAGLNQNSEVIAMKAAGLSAHQILAPLLLMGFLVSGISFAFNERVVTRATTSLKAWQAVDYATIPDDPAGRGNVFYADGNNVLMAASAGGTGTNTVFRKVTFYERDDNGMIVRQMSADLARYAAPGWKIEDATVFSVATTQTSQVDELVIAPGIERDQVELGRVDPDAETLPQLSRSIDALKTAGRRTSELEAKWWHKISGPLSAMLMPLLGAVAGFGLARSGNLFIRAVIGMALGFAYFVVDNAALALGSFGGYPPLLAAWAPFFLFLLLGETVLVRTEE, from the coding sequence GTGTCGTTTGATTTCTTCCCCTCGCGGCGGCTTACAATCTACCTCGCGAAAATGTTCATCCTTCGCATTGTCGCCGTGATGGCCATGCTGGTGCTGGTGCTGATGATGCTCGACCTGCTGGGCGAGACGGGCAATATCCTCGCAGTGGAAGGCAATGGAGAACCGGAGCTGCTGAAATATGTGGCATTGCGCGTTCCCCAGCTCATTGCGCGTTTCCTCCCTTATTCCGTGCTGCTTGCAACAATTATCACGCTGGCTGGCCTGAACCAGAATTCCGAAGTGATCGCGATGAAGGCCGCGGGGCTTTCGGCTCACCAGATCCTTGCGCCGCTATTGCTCATGGGGTTCCTGGTTTCCGGCATTTCCTTCGCATTTAATGAACGCGTGGTGACGCGGGCGACCACTTCGTTAAAGGCGTGGCAGGCGGTCGATTACGCCACCATTCCCGATGATCCCGCCGGGCGCGGCAATGTCTTTTACGCCGATGGCAATAATGTGCTGATGGCAGCCAGCGCAGGCGGCACCGGCACGAACACCGTATTTCGCAAGGTCACCTTCTACGAACGGGACGATAATGGCATGATCGTGCGCCAGATGAGCGCGGATTTGGCAAGATATGCGGCACCGGGGTGGAAAATCGAGGATGCCACTGTTTTTTCCGTCGCCACCACGCAAACATCGCAGGTGGATGAGTTGGTGATCGCCCCCGGCATAGAACGGGACCAGGTGGAATTGGGCCGCGTCGATCCCGATGCAGAAACACTGCCGCAGCTATCGCGCAGTATTGACGCGCTGAAAACGGCAGGCCGCCGGACCAGCGAACTTGAAGCCAAATGGTGGCACAAGATTTCCGGTCCGCTGTCCGCGATGCTTATGCCGCTGCTTGGCGCGGTGGCGGGCTTTGGCCTCGCGCGTTCAGGCAATCTGTTCATCCGTGCAGTCATTGGCATGGCACTGGGATTTGCCTATTTCGTGGTCGATAATGCCGCACTCGCATTGGGCAGTTTTGGCGGCTATCCGCCGCTACTGGCGGCATGGGCGCCGTTTTTCCTGTTCCTGCTGCTGGGCGAAACCGTTCTTGTCAGGACAGAGGAATAG
- a CDS encoding PHA/PHB synthase family protein: protein MTKGTDRGDDAADIFTEMLRIQGEAARQMMQTIAPDAHDAVPDHSAIDEMGAAMMEFHKSWLQFCLPQQERPAPLLTDPSSWMESMRQWSATMPMLDPQQQQKLWADGCELWQEVLSQYGSAAGTDEGGNEADPQLPRRDRRFADKAWREQPVFALIHQTYLLFAERLRDSVDTADGLSDEDRRNMRFATNNILDAMSPANFPLMNPVVLERTLETGGENIVCGLDRLTTDLKNGQLTHTDTSKFKVGENIATTPGKVIYEAELFQLIQYSPTTDEVLATPLIIFPPWINRFYILDLNERKSFVRWAVAQGLTVIMVSWRSADESLAHIDWDDYFAAQMEIIEVVRDRLKVPRVHTVGYCVAGTTLAGTLAVLARRDESDKVASATFFTAQVDFQHAGDLQLMVDDGKLEMIRQASKGGYLDGRYLAATFNMLRGSDLIWNYVVNHYLLGEDYPAFDLLFWNGDVTNLPAKWHAAYLRDLYRDNLMVQPDALSVDGTPIDLTQVKTPCYIQAGKEDHIAPPESVWRIMDHFSGPNRFVLAGSGHIAGVINPPEANKYQYWINDGKSASLDAFIEGATELPGSWWPDWIDWIKGHDSSRVKATGRRKPGSKVNPAIEDAPGRYVKMR from the coding sequence ATGACCAAAGGCACTGATAGGGGGGATGATGCGGCAGACATCTTTACCGAAATGCTGCGTATCCAGGGAGAAGCTGCTCGTCAGATGATGCAGACGATCGCACCCGACGCGCACGATGCCGTGCCCGATCATAGCGCGATTGACGAGATGGGCGCTGCCATGATGGAGTTTCACAAGAGCTGGCTCCAATTCTGCCTCCCGCAACAAGAACGTCCTGCCCCGTTGCTGACAGATCCATCAAGCTGGATGGAATCAATGCGACAGTGGTCAGCGACCATGCCTATGCTCGATCCCCAGCAGCAACAGAAATTATGGGCCGATGGCTGCGAACTCTGGCAAGAAGTGCTGTCGCAATACGGCTCCGCTGCGGGCACGGATGAGGGCGGCAATGAAGCCGATCCGCAATTGCCACGCCGCGATCGCCGTTTTGCCGACAAGGCGTGGCGTGAACAGCCCGTATTCGCCCTGATCCACCAGACCTATTTGTTGTTTGCAGAAAGACTGCGTGACAGTGTGGATACAGCAGACGGCCTTTCTGACGAGGATCGCAGAAATATGCGGTTTGCAACCAATAATATCCTCGACGCGATGAGCCCGGCCAATTTCCCCCTGATGAATCCTGTCGTGCTGGAACGGACGTTGGAAACCGGCGGAGAGAATATCGTTTGTGGGCTCGACCGCCTGACGACGGATTTGAAAAACGGGCAATTAACCCACACCGATACCAGCAAGTTCAAGGTGGGAGAGAATATCGCTACCACGCCGGGCAAGGTCATCTACGAAGCCGAATTGTTCCAGCTCATCCAGTATTCGCCTACTACCGATGAGGTGCTTGCCACGCCGCTGATCATTTTCCCGCCGTGGATCAATCGCTTCTATATTCTCGATCTGAACGAGAGGAAGAGCTTCGTCCGCTGGGCTGTGGCGCAAGGTCTTACGGTCATCATGGTGAGCTGGCGCAGCGCGGACGAAAGCCTGGCCCATATCGATTGGGATGATTACTTTGCTGCACAGATGGAGATAATCGAGGTGGTGCGCGACCGGCTGAAGGTGCCGCGTGTGCACACTGTCGGCTATTGTGTTGCCGGCACGACCTTGGCGGGCACGCTGGCCGTACTTGCCCGGCGCGACGAGTCGGACAAGGTCGCGAGCGCAACCTTCTTTACAGCGCAGGTCGATTTCCAGCACGCGGGTGATCTGCAGCTGATGGTCGATGACGGAAAGCTGGAGATGATCCGGCAGGCGTCCAAAGGCGGGTATCTCGATGGAAGATATCTTGCGGCGACATTCAATATGCTTCGCGGATCGGACCTGATCTGGAACTATGTGGTGAACCACTATCTGCTGGGTGAAGACTATCCGGCCTTCGATCTGTTGTTCTGGAATGGCGACGTCACCAATCTGCCGGCCAAATGGCATGCGGCCTATTTGCGCGATCTCTATCGTGATAATCTGATGGTGCAGCCAGATGCGCTTTCGGTTGACGGTACGCCGATTGATCTGACGCAGGTCAAAACCCCCTGCTACATCCAGGCAGGAAAGGAAGACCATATCGCCCCGCCAGAAAGCGTGTGGCGGATAATGGATCACTTTTCCGGCCCAAACCGGTTTGTTCTTGCCGGGAGCGGGCATATCGCCGGAGTGATCAACCCTCCCGAGGCGAATAAATATCAATATTGGATCAACGATGGCAAATCAGCATCGCTTGATGCTTTCATCGAAGGCGCAACTGAACTCCCCGGAAGCTGGTGGCCGGACTGGATCGACTGGATCAAGGGGCATGACTCATCGCGGGTAAAGGCCACAGGCCGACGCAAGCCCGGGAGCAAGGTCAACCCGGCAATCGAAGATGCTCCTGGCCGTTACGTCAAGATGCGCTGA
- a CDS encoding phasin family protein codes for MAESKNASPDKSADTAEKAYADASAETPAKDKNLDASLKADAAEISSAKTQAAPATKSAPIKMPVAKTAPEVVPAAEVAPATAKTPVKKSAPKKTTAKKLPAKKAVTKKAVTKKAPVKKVSAPKNAVAEKSATKPVAKAAAAKPVPSVTQLKEMIMATKNTDYTAAVTDTMNGAVKELQERAQSAYEKSTSAMTEANEFAKGNVEAVVESGKLFAEGVQTLGQSYADEAKSAYETVTTDLKEMASVTSPTDLFQLQGKILRRNFDAMIAVTSKNTDAAMKMTNDVMAPISGRMNVAAEKLSKVA; via the coding sequence ATGGCCGAGTCGAAAAACGCGTCTCCTGACAAGAGTGCTGACACCGCTGAGAAGGCTTACGCCGATGCATCTGCGGAAACTCCTGCCAAGGACAAAAATCTCGACGCGTCGCTGAAGGCTGACGCTGCTGAGATTTCGTCTGCAAAAACCCAAGCTGCTCCTGCCACCAAGTCTGCGCCGATAAAAATGCCCGTTGCTAAGACCGCGCCTGAGGTGGTTCCAGCTGCCGAGGTCGCTCCAGCTACTGCCAAGACGCCGGTAAAAAAGTCTGCGCCCAAGAAAACAACTGCCAAGAAGCTTCCGGCCAAGAAGGCAGTGACCAAGAAGGCAGTGACCAAGAAGGCTCCGGTCAAGAAGGTATCCGCTCCCAAAAACGCGGTTGCCGAGAAATCCGCTACCAAGCCAGTCGCGAAGGCCGCGGCGGCAAAACCCGTACCCTCAGTTACCCAGCTTAAGGAAATGATCATGGCTACCAAGAACACTGATTACACCGCTGCCGTCACCGACACGATGAACGGCGCCGTCAAGGAACTTCAGGAGCGCGCTCAGTCCGCTTATGAAAAGAGCACTTCGGCAATGACCGAAGCCAACGAATTCGCCAAAGGCAATGTTGAAGCTGTCGTCGAAAGCGGCAAGCTTTTCGCTGAAGGCGTGCAGACCCTCGGTCAGTCCTATGCTGACGAGGCAAAGTCGGCTTATGAAACTGTTACTACTGATCTCAAGGAGATGGCTTCGGTCACGAGCCCGACCGACCTGTTCCAGCTTCAAGGCAAGATCCTGCGTCGCAATTTCGATGCGATGATAGCGGTTACTTCGAAGAACACCGATGCTGCAATGAAGATGACCAACGACGTCATGGCTCCGATTTCGGGCCGTATGAACGTTGCCGCAGAAAAGCTTTCCAAGGTCGCTTAA
- a CDS encoding LL-diaminopimelate aminotransferase has protein sequence MDNEFYRIKRLPPYVIAEVNAMRAAARAEGRDIIDLGMGNPDQPPPQHVIDKLCEVARKPDAHGYSQSKGIPGLRKAQADYYERRFGVDLDPENEVIVTLGSKEGLASLATAITAPGDTILAPNPSYPIHTFGFIIAGASIRSVPTTPDENYWKALEQAVTFTVPRPTVLVVNFPSNPTAETVDLDFYEQLVDWAKFHEVWILSDLAYSELYYDGKPTPSILQAKGAKDVAIEFTSLSKTFGMAGWRMGFAVGNRTLISALTRVKSYIDYGAFTPIQAAGCAALNGPQDYVEQNRKMYHKRRDVMVEAFGRAGWDIPPPAASMFAWAPLPPALKDMGSLEFSKQLLTQAEVAVAPGVGYGEDGEGYVRIAMVENEQRLRQAARNVKRYLQSKGINTSGA, from the coding sequence ATGGATAACGAATTCTACCGCATCAAGCGCCTGCCGCCCTACGTCATCGCTGAAGTCAACGCGATGCGAGCGGCCGCGCGAGCGGAAGGGCGGGACATCATCGATCTTGGCATGGGCAATCCGGACCAGCCCCCTCCGCAGCATGTGATCGACAAATTGTGCGAAGTGGCCAGGAAGCCCGATGCGCACGGCTATTCGCAATCCAAAGGCATACCCGGCCTGCGCAAGGCCCAGGCCGATTATTACGAACGGCGCTTCGGCGTTGATCTTGATCCTGAAAACGAAGTGATCGTTACCCTTGGATCGAAGGAAGGGCTGGCAAGCCTTGCCACGGCAATCACCGCGCCCGGCGATACGATACTTGCGCCCAACCCCTCCTATCCAATCCACACCTTCGGTTTCATTATTGCCGGCGCCTCAATCCGCTCGGTTCCGACCACGCCGGACGAAAATTATTGGAAGGCGCTGGAGCAGGCAGTAACGTTCACCGTACCGCGCCCTACTGTGCTGGTGGTGAATTTCCCGTCTAATCCGACCGCCGAAACCGTCGATCTCGACTTTTACGAGCAGCTGGTGGACTGGGCCAAATTCCACGAAGTGTGGATCCTTTCCGACCTTGCCTATTCGGAACTCTATTATGACGGCAAGCCGACCCCATCGATCCTTCAAGCGAAGGGTGCGAAGGATGTCGCAATCGAATTTACCAGCCTTTCCAAGACCTTTGGCATGGCTGGCTGGCGCATGGGATTTGCTGTGGGGAACCGCACGCTGATATCCGCCTTGACCCGCGTGAAGAGCTATATCGATTATGGCGCCTTCACGCCGATTCAGGCAGCGGGATGTGCAGCGCTCAACGGGCCGCAGGATTATGTCGAGCAGAACCGCAAGATGTATCACAAGCGCCGCGATGTCATGGTGGAAGCGTTTGGCCGTGCCGGTTGGGATATTCCTCCACCTGCTGCCAGCATGTTCGCATGGGCACCCTTGCCCCCGGCTCTCAAGGACATGGGCAGCCTTGAATTTTCAAAGCAATTGCTGACGCAGGCGGAAGTCGCCGTGGCACCGGGTGTCGGCTATGGCGAAGATGGGGAGGGATATGTGCGCATCGCCATGGTGGAAAACGAACAGCGCCTTCGCCAGGCTGCCCGCAATGTGAAGCGGTATCTGCAAAGCAAGGGCATTAATACGTCCGGAGCGTAA
- the clpS gene encoding ATP-dependent Clp protease adapter ClpS — MTTPAWRCAGDGGDDKGGRGDGEGDGQVGLATKTRAKPKKPSQYKVLMMNDDYTPMEFVVLVLKRFFRMDLEQATQVMLHVHQRGVGVCGIFPYEVAETKVNQVMDFARENQHPLQCTLEKV; from the coding sequence ATGACCACACCGGCCTGGCGCTGTGCTGGCGATGGCGGTGACGATAAGGGCGGCAGAGGTGACGGGGAAGGCGATGGCCAGGTGGGACTTGCCACCAAGACCCGGGCAAAGCCGAAAAAGCCCAGCCAGTACAAGGTGCTGATGATGAATGACGATTACACGCCGATGGAATTTGTCGTGCTCGTCCTCAAGCGGTTTTTCCGAATGGATCTGGAGCAGGCGACGCAGGTCATGCTGCATGTCCATCAGCGCGGTGTCGGCGTTTGCGGGATCTTTCCCTATGAAGTGGCCGAAACCAAGGTGAACCAGGTGATGGATTTCGCCCGAGAAAACCAGCATCCGCTGCAATGCACGCTGGAAAAGGTCTGA